The Parafrankia irregularis genome contains the following window.
ACCGCTGACGGAGGAAGACCCGCGGCAGGTTGGTCGGTACCGGCTTCACAACCGGATCGGCGCCGGCGGCATGGGGACTGTCTACCTGGGTTTCACGCCCGCTTCCGAACCGGTCGCCGTGAAGGTCGCGGCCGCCGAGCTGTCAGAGGACGAGGAGTTCCGCTCCCGCTTCGAGCGGGAGGTGCGGGCCGCGCTGCGGGTCCGCGGCGGCGCCGTGGCGAGTGTGCTCGACGCGGACACGACCGCGTCACAGCCGTGGATGGTGACGGAGTACGTCGAAGGCGTGAATCTGGCCGACGCGGTCCGTCGGCGCGGCCGGCTGGAACCCCATCTGGTCCGTGGTCTCGCGGTAGGCCTCGCTGACGCACTGGTGGCGATCCACGCGGCGGGCGTCGTCCACCGGGACCTGAAGCCCTCGAACATCCTGCTCGCCTGGGACGGCCCCAAGGTCATCGACTTCGGTATCGCCCAGCTCACCGACAGCGCCACCCTGACCAGGAGCGGCCATGTCATCGGCACCCTGGCCTGGATGGCACCGGAACAGATGCGCGGTGAGTCGGCCGGAACACCCGCGGACGTCTTCGCCTGGGCAAGCTGCGTGACCTACGCGGCGACGGGGCGCCATCCCTTCCACGCCGACGCCCCCGATCTGCTGGCGCAGCGCGTCCAGCGCGACGATCCCGACATCGACGGACTGCCGGGGTACCTCCGCGAGCTGGTCGCCCGGGCGCTGTCCAAGGAGGCGCGGGACAGGCCTGTTCCAGCGAGCCTGCTCGCCGCACTCGTCGGGCATGAGGTCCGCGGCGTGGCCGAGGCCGACCGGGCGGCCGGATCGATCCTGGAGCAGACCTGGACCGGCCCGTCCCCGGCATTCGGCATCCCGGAGGCGCCGACGCCACCGCGGCCGGGTGGCGAGCATCGTCGGGCGGAACGCCCGGTGACCGGTGGCTCGCCGGCGGGATCGTCGCCGCAGGGGCCCGGCCCGTTCGGTCCGCCGCCGCCGGCGTCGGCCTTCCGCGCGACGTCCGGCCCGGGGGTGGCCCGGCGAGGTCCGAGCGTGCCGGGCAGCCCGGCACGGCCGGTCCCGCCAGGCCCGCCAGGCCCGCCAGGCCATCCAGGCCATCCGGGGCAGCCCATTCAGCCGGTGCAGCCCGTGCCGCCCATACAGCCCGCGCAACCGGTGCCACGGAAGCCGCAGGTGTCCAGTCCCCTGGCCGCGCCGCCGGCCTGGGCTGGCTCGGGCGCCGACGGCACGCGCGAGCGCTGGGAAGGGGCTCGTCCCGGTGCGCCCGACTCCCGGGGCTCGGCCGATCCCACCTTCCGCCCGGCTGACCCGATGCCTCCGGGAGCACCACCGGATCCCCGGTTGTGGCCCGCGGCGAGGGGCACGGGGGCATTTCCCCCGGAATCGCGTCCCCCTGCGTCGCCCGGGGCCGGCTACCCGCCCGCTGGTGCGTCCCCGGGGGCTGCGGCCGCGCGTCCTGCCGGAGTGCGGCTGATGCTGGCAGGGCTGCTTGAGCAGTGGAACCTCTGCGCGTTGCTCTCCCTCGCGCTGGGCATTCTGTGGATCTTCGGGGTGGGCAGTGTCGCCGCGGTGGTGCTGGGCCTCGTCGCCCGATGGCAGCTTCGCCGCCGGCGTCAGCGGGGATCTCTCGCGGCCACGGTGGGCATTGGTCTGGGCTGCCTCGGTATCGCCGCCACCGCGGTGGTCGGCGCTCTGGTCCGGGCGATTTTCTGAGAAGCCACGAGCGCGCTGGTGGCGTTCGTCTCGTCCGTAGGCTGATCAGCGCTCGGCTTAGTTGTGTGAGATCGGACATACCTGAGTCCGGCTCGGGGGTGTGAGGCCATCAGCGCTTCGCGCACGTCCAAGGGCGGTCACTGTCCGCCACGATGCGCACTGCTGCGTGGCGCCCCTTCGGGTTGTCGGTGTCGGCCGCCGCCGCGGGCTCGAATAGCGCAGGATCATGCCTGCCTGACGGCGGTTCTGCGCGGCCGACCACCGCCACGAAAGCGCCGTCGTCCGCAGTGGTGACCGCGTAGCGCAACGGCGTCGGTCGTGGCCCGGCGTCGGTCCGGAGGTGACCGGGATCAACTCAGGGTCACGGTCGAGGGTCGAGCGTCGGAGGGGCCTCGTCAGTAGGCTCGCAGGCGTTCTGTGCATCCCCTGACCGACCGCATCCGACTGGACGGACCGTGGATCTCTTCGAATACCAGGCGAAGAAGCTTTTCGCCGAACATGGCGTACCGGTACCAACCGGGAAGGTTGCCACAACCCCTCAACAAGCGCGTGAGATCGCGACCGAGCTCGGCGGCAAGGTGGTCGTCAAGGCTCAGGTCAAGGCCGGCGGTCGCGGCAAGGCCGGCGGTGTGAAGGTCGCCGACGGCCCGGACGACGCCTACGAGAAGGCGTCGGCCATCCTGGGGATGGACATCAAGGGCCACACGGTCCACTCCGTCCTCGTCGAGCAGGCGAGCAACATCGCGGAGGAGTACTACGCCTCCTTCCTCCTCGACCGTGCCAACCGCACCTTCCTGGCCATGGCCTCCCGCGAGGGTGGCATGGAGATCGAGGAGGTGGCGGCGACCAACCCGGCCGCCCTGGCCCGGATCCACATCGACCCGCTGACCGGCGTCGACGCCGCGAAGGCCCGCGAGATCGCGGTCGCGGCCAAGCTGCCCGACGCCGCGCTCGACGGCGCGAGCACGCTGCTGGCGAAGCTGTGGGAGGTGTTCGTCAAGTCCGACGCCACCCTGGTCGAGGTGAACCCGCTGATCCTCACGGGTGAGGGCAACGTCGTCGCGCTCGACGGCAAGGTCACCCTGGACGAGAACGCGGACTTCCGGCACCCGGAGAACGCCGAGCTCGTCGACACGTCCGCGGTCGACCCGCTGGAGCAGAAGGCCAAGGAGAAGGGCCTCAACTACGTCAAGCTCGAGGGCCAGGTCGGGATCATCGGCAACGGTGCCGGCCTCGTCATGTCGACGCTGGACGTCGTGACCTACGCCGGTGAGGAGTTCGGTGGCCAGCGGCCGGCGAACTTCCTCGACATCGGTGGTGGCGCCTCGGCCGAGGTCATGGCGAACGGCCTGTCGATCATCCTGAGCGACCCGTCCGTCAAGAGTGTCTTCGTCAACATCTTCGGTGGGATCACCGCCTGCGACGCCGTCGCCAACGGCATCATCCAGGCGCTCGACATCGTCGGGAACGTCACGACCCCGCTGGTGGTGCGCCTCGACGGCAACAACGCCGAGGAGGGCCGCCGGATTCTGAAGGAGGCCAACCTCTCGGTGGTCAAGCCGGTGGACACGATGGACGGCGCGGCGAAGCTCGCCGCCGAGCTCGCCGCGGCCGCGGCCTGACCTGGGTCGGAGGACACAACCGATGGCTATCTGGCTCGACGAGAACAGCCGCATCGTGGTGCAGGGCATCACCGGCGGCGAGGGCAGCAAGCACACCCGGCGGATGCTCGCATCGGGCGCGAAGGTCGTCGCCGGTGTGAACGCGCGCAAGGTGGGGCAGCAGGTCGAGGGCGTACCGGTCTTCGGTTCCGTGGCGGACGCCATGGCCGAGACCGGCGCGAACGTATCCGTGATCTTCGTTCCGCCGAAGTTCACCAAGGACGCCGCGATCGAGGCTGTTGACGCCGCGATCCCGCTGGCCGTGGTGATCACCGAGGGTGTGCCGGTTCACGACACCACCGAGTTCTTCGCGTACTCGAAGTCAAAGGGCACGACCCGGATCATTGGGCCGAACTGCCCGGGAATCGCCAGCCCCGGCGTCTCGAACGCCGGCATCATCCCCGCCGACATCACTCCTGGTGGGCGGATCGGTCTTGTCAGTAAGAGCGGCACGCTGACTTACCAGATGATGTACGAGCTGCGCGAGTTCGGTTTCAGCACCTGCGTCGGTATCGGTGGTGACCCTGTCATCGGTACGACACACATTGACGCGCTCGACGCGTTCCAGGCAGACCCCGGCACCGACGCGATCGTCATGATCGGCGAGATCGGTGGCGACGCCGAGGAGCGCGCCGCGGCACACATCGAGGCGCACGTGACGAAGCCCGTGGTCGGCTACGTCGCCGGTTTCACCGCGCCGGAGGGCAAGACCATGGGTCACGCCGGGGCCATCGTCTCCGGCTCCTCAGGCACCGCGCAGGCGAAGAAGGAAGCTCTGGAGAAGGCCGGCGTGCGCGTCGGCAAGACCCCGAGCGAAACCGCGCGGCTGATGGCTGACATCATGCGGTCGTTGTAGCACTGTTCGCGGGGGGTCTTCTTCCACCACGAGGGAGACCCCCGCGTCTGGGCGGTCGAAGGAGTTTCCGGTCGCCGGGGGCGGGGCGCGGACGCGAACGAACGCGAACGCTTTCCGTCTCGCGGTCTTGCTGCGAGACTCCTGCTGTGGTCAGGATGGGCCGTGGGATGATGGTCGGCCCACCTGACCGACCGACCAGACGAAGTGGGGATTTCAGTCGTGGTACAGATCGGTGGTCGTAGTGTTGCGACCAACGACGTCGGGGTCATCGGCGCCGGCGCCGTAGCGTTCATCTTCAGTTTCGTGCCCTGGTTCTCCATCAAGAGCACCTACTACGGGGCCTCGTATTCCAATAGCGCCAACGGGTGGAGCACGGATCTCGGCGGCTATTTCTGGGGCTGGCTGGCCATCCTCCTGCTGCTCGCGGTCGCGGGTCTCACCGCGGCGCTGACCTTCGGGAACGTCCGGCTGCCATCGCTGCCGCTGCCGCTGCCGCTCGTCCTGGCGGGTGCTTCGGGACTGTCGATTCTGTTGATCCTCATCCGCTGGCTTGCCTACCCGGACATCCCGAGCGGCATCAGCGGCGGCGCCTCGTTCGGTCTTTTCCTCGCGCTCATCGCGGCCATCGCCCAGACGGTGTTCAACGTGCTGAACCTGCGGGCGGGTACCGGAGTCGCGGGCAACCCGCCGGCACCGCCGACCAACTGGCCGGGGCAGGGCCAGCCGCCGTACGGCCAGCCGTACGGCCAGCAGCCGCCGCAGGGCTATGGCCAGCCCCCGCAGGGCTACGGCCAGCAGCCGCCGCAGGGTTACGGCCAGCAGCCCGGATACGGCCAGCCGCCGACCGGTGGCGGGTATGGCCAGCAGCCGCCGCAGGGCTATGGCCAGCCGCCGGCGGGCCAGTAGTTCGACCTGTGGGGCGCCGCTCGCATCCGGCGGCGCCCACCGGTACGTGGATCTGACAGCCAGGTGAGGCCAGTGGTGACGCCAGCGGGGGATCGGCCCACCCCGGATTCGGCCAGGGCCGGAATTCTGACCGGTGGGCTCCTGATACTCGTCTCCGGCTTCCTGCCCTGGTTCACTCCGGTCGACAGCTCCTACCGCTCGGCCGCTTCCTGCTGGTCACTCGGACCGGCGGCCGCAGCGGTGTTCGTGCTCGGCCTCGGTCTGATGTTCGCGGTCGTCCTGCCGCTCGTCGTCCGATGGTTCCCGTCGTCCCGGCCGTCGTCCGCACGCCTGGTGGCGCTCCGGGCGGCGCGGTCTCGGGTGGTGTGGCCCGGGGTGGTGCGGCGGCTGCGCCCGCCTCGGCTGACCGTCGGCCTGTCCGTCGCAGTGGCGGGTACGGCTGTGCTCGTGGTGCTGGCCGGGTGGCTGATGGCCCCGTCATTCACCGATCCAGCCCTGCCCGGCCCCGGGCGGGCCGCGGAAGCGGGTGTTCTCCTGCCCTGGCCCGGTAGCGGGCCGGCGATGCCTGCCGTACCCGGGGCCGGTTTCTACCTCGCGCTCGTCGGCACCTCGATCGAGCTGGCCGCCTGCGCCTGGGCGTCGCGGCGATCGGGGTTCGGGGCGGCCCTGCGCCCGGGCGGCTGACGTCCGGGCCGGCGCGGGCCTGTCCACGCGCGACGTCCGTTTCGGTGCACCGCGTCTGTTTCGGGGCACCCAGTCTGTTTCGGGGCACCTGGGTGGGGCCGGCGCGGAAAAAGACCCTACCGAGCTGCCGAGTTGGGCGCGTACCTACTGCGTGTCCTGTTACCGACGTGGGTCGTTCTTGGATATCTCGGCGTGTTGTCCCGGAAGTGGTCCTCCGGCCGTGCAAGCCTGCCGGCGTGGGTACTCCCGTGCAGAACTCCGGCACTGTCACCGGGGTGAGCCCGGGAGGCCGGGCCGGAGCTCACGTGGTCGACGAACGGATCGCCCCGGGGCCACTCACGGCACTCTGGGCACGCCTCGGACGGCCCGTCGTGAGCGCCGTCGCGACCAGCGCCGCGGGGCTGGTCGTCATCCAGTTCATCGTGCTCGTCGTGTGGGGGACGGACACCAGCTCGGCGGCCGGTCCGGACGATGCCGCCCGGGTCGGCGCTGACCTCTGGCTGCTCGCCCATGGCGCCACGATCCATCTTTCGGCCGGATCGGTCGACTTTCTCCCGGTGGGCTTGGCCGTGCTACCGCTGCTCGCCGCGACGACGGCGGGTCACCGGCGGGCGGCCGGCAACGTCGAGCGGCTGCCGGCATCGGCTCGTGGCAGGCGTCCGCGGGGTCCCCGGCCGGAACAGTCGGGGCAGCCAGGGGAGCCGGCACAACCAGGGCACCCGGCACAGCCAGGGGGGCCGGCGCAGACGGCGCGGTTGTCCCGGGCCGAGATACCGCCGCCCTGGAGAGCCGTGATCCGTGATGTGACCCTCGTGGCGGGTACGCAGACTGTCTTCGTACTGGTGATCGCGCTGATCGTGTCCACACCGGCGGCGCGGCCGGACGTCTTCACCGTGGTGGTCGGAGCGCTGGCGTTCAGCCTGTCGGGAGCGGTGATCGGCGTGCTGTCCGGCTACGGGGCGCTGCGTTCGGCCTGGCGGGCACTGCCCGCTTCGGTGAGGGTGCCCGCCACGGCCGCGTTGACCGCGTTCACCTCGATGCTTGCCGCGGCGGCGTTCGGGGTGGCGCTGGTACTGGCCGCCACGCTGCCCGAGATCGCGGCGACAGATCGCGGGCTCGGCGCGGGAGTCGTCGGCGGGGTGGGCCTCGCGGCCATCCAGCTCGCGATCCTGCCGAATCTCGTCCTGTGGGCGCTGGCCTACACGCTGGGGCCTGGCTTCGCCGTCGGTGGCGGTTTCGTGCGGCCCGCCGAGGTGCAGTCGGGGCTGTTCCCGGATCTGCCGGTGTTCGCCGCGCTGCCGCCCGGTCCGCTGCCGCGTCCTGGATGGCTGGTGCTGGCGGTGGTTCCCCTCATCGCGGGGACGATGCTCGCCCTGTCGGTGCGGCGCGGGATGGTCGGGGCCCCCCACCGTGATCGGCTGCGGACGACCCTCGTGGCCGCGGGCGTGGGCGGGCTGCTGCTGATGGTCGTCACGCAGCTGTCCGCGGGCCGGCTGGGCAGCGGGTCGGCGAGGTTCGGGCCCTCGGGGTGGCTGGTGGGTCTGGCAGCGGCAGCGGAGCTCGCGGCGGTGGCTGTCGTGGTGTCCGGCGTCGCGGAGCTGGCGTCGCGGCGGGCAGGTCAGCCCTTCGAGGTCGGGTCGGTCCGGACCGCGTCACTGAAGCGGCGGCTGCAGTCCTCGAGCTCGGCGTCGGAACGGGCCACCCGCCGACATTCCTGATATTGGTGCAGGTCGTCGCCATGCCGTTCGTAGAAGACCCACATGCCGCTGGCGATGGTGAAGGCGATGAGCAGCGAGAGCGCGCCGAGCGCGAGCCCTATGGTGCCCGCCCCACCACCGGCACCGTCCCGGCGGGCCTCGGCCCGGGCCCGCATCCCGACCACGATGGCCGCGATGCCCAGCACGCCGCCGACGACCGCGAGGCTGGTGACCAGGGCCAGCGCACCGAGGGCAACGGCCCCTCGCCCGGCGCGGCGGCCGGGCGGCGACGCCTGGCCGGTGGCCTCGCCGCGGCGGATGAAGCGGGCGGCGAGCCGGTCGGGGTACGCGGGCTGTGTCTCGTGGTGGCCCGCCCACCGCGGGCCGGATCCCGGTGCGGAGGCAGGGTCGTGATCAGGCCGCTCGGACACCGTCTCTCCGTCTCTCCGTCTTTCCGCCCCGGCGCGTCTGGCGTCGCTGCGCGCGCCCGGTCGCCCGGCAGCTCCGCCGTCGTCTGCTCCCGGTGGTTCCCGCCACGCGCCTGGACGACATCGTAGGAGTCGTGGGCACGTGAACCGGGCTGGCGGGAAATGTCGGCCCTTTCCGGTACGGTCCCGCCCGGTTCATCGACGTCGGGAGGTCCCATGCCCCGTCCCTCGAAGGCGCTGCGGGCCGAGTCGGCCCGCCTGCGTGGCCTCGGCTGGAGCTACCGCCGGATCGCGGCGGAGCTACGGCTGCGTCATCGTGTCAACGCCCGTGTCGCATACCGCCTCGCCCACGGGTGGACCCAGGAGGAGGTCGCTCACCAGTGGAACGAACGCTGGTCGGGGGCGGGATCCGTCGTCAAGACCGGAAAAGCGATCTCCTACTGGGAAGTGTGGCCGGGCCGGGGTGGGCGGGAGCCCTCCGCACGGACGTTGGCCCGGCTGGCCGAGCTCTACCACTGCCGGCCAGGTGATCTTCTGGACGGGATGGACTGCGGCGATCTGGAGACCATGCCGGGGCGTGCGCCTGCGGCCGAGACTTCAGGCCGAGGTGTGAGCAGGTATCGGCACGAGGCCGGCGGGGCCTTCTCCGACTGTCGCGACGGGGCAGCCGGCGACGGGGCGGCCGGCGGCGGGGCGGGTGGTGGTGGTGAGGTGCCCGGAGCGCGGCCCGAGCGGCGGCGCGAGTCGTTCGGAGGCTGCGACGGCCCGGATCAGGACGTGGACTGGGTGCGCGCGCCAGCAGTGATGATGGTGCATCAGAGCGGCCCCGAGGACGCTGGCTGGGGCAGCCAGGCCGCCTGACCGGCGGCCGGCCCGGTGCGTTCCGTGCAGGTCCGGCGTGTCTGGAGCACCGAGAAAGTAGATTCGGACCGTCGTCGCTGGCCATCGCCCGCGGATTCCCGAGCTCCCGGCCGGTCGACGTCGGCCGGCCGACCAGTTCACGGAGGGGTCTGTGCCCGCTCGTCTAGTCGTCCTTGCCTCGGGGGCCGGCACCACCCTGCAGGCAGTCCTGGACGCCTGTGCGGACCGGGCCTTCGGTGCGCAGGTCGTGGCCGTCGGGACGGACCGGGTGGGCACCGTCGCGCAGCGCAGGGCCGAGTCCGCCGGTGTGCCGGTGTTCACGGTGCGACTCGAGGACTGCGCCGACCGCGGCGCGTTCAACGAGCTCACCGCGGCCAGCATCGCCCGGTACGAGCCGGATCTGCTGGTTCTCGCCGGCTACATGAAGATCCTCGGCGCGCAGGTGATCCGGCGCTTTCCCACGGTGAACACGCATCCGTCGCTGCTTCCCGCGTTCCCGGGCGCCCACGCGATCCGGGACGCGCTCGCCGCCGGTGTGCGGACCAGCGGCGTGACGGTGCACTGGGTGGACGAGGGAGTCGACACCGGGCCGGTGATCGCCCAGACGCCGGTCCCGGTGCGTCCCGGCGACGACGAGGACGCGCTGAGGTCACGCATCCAGGCCGTGGAGCGTGGCCTCTTCGTCGACACCATCGGCCGTTTCGTCCGTGGTGAGCTCTCATGGGAGGGCAGGGCGGCGGGTACGTCCGCACCGGGAGGCGCGGGCGCAGCCGGGGCACGTCCGGGGGCGGCGCGTTCGGGGGCGGGGGACGAGGTCGCAGCGGTGGAAGTTCATGCCAACGGAGGCGTTGTGGAAGGTTCAGGAGGGCTCATGTCGGGGGCGTCGACTACGGAGATCGGTGAGGGCGGCACCAGCGCGGCGACCGCGTCGGGCAACGGGCAGGCCGAGACCTCGAGCGAGGTGGTGGCGACCGGGCACCGT
Protein-coding sequences here:
- a CDS encoding serine/threonine-protein kinase, with the translated sequence MLTPLTEEDPRQVGRYRLHNRIGAGGMGTVYLGFTPASEPVAVKVAAAELSEDEEFRSRFEREVRAALRVRGGAVASVLDADTTASQPWMVTEYVEGVNLADAVRRRGRLEPHLVRGLAVGLADALVAIHAAGVVHRDLKPSNILLAWDGPKVIDFGIAQLTDSATLTRSGHVIGTLAWMAPEQMRGESAGTPADVFAWASCVTYAATGRHPFHADAPDLLAQRVQRDDPDIDGLPGYLRELVARALSKEARDRPVPASLLAALVGHEVRGVAEADRAAGSILEQTWTGPSPAFGIPEAPTPPRPGGEHRRAERPVTGGSPAGSSPQGPGPFGPPPPASAFRATSGPGVARRGPSVPGSPARPVPPGPPGPPGHPGHPGQPIQPVQPVPPIQPAQPVPRKPQVSSPLAAPPAWAGSGADGTRERWEGARPGAPDSRGSADPTFRPADPMPPGAPPDPRLWPAARGTGAFPPESRPPASPGAGYPPAGASPGAAAARPAGVRLMLAGLLEQWNLCALLSLALGILWIFGVGSVAAVVLGLVARWQLRRRRQRGSLAATVGIGLGCLGIAATAVVGALVRAIF
- the sucC gene encoding ADP-forming succinate--CoA ligase subunit beta, with protein sequence MDLFEYQAKKLFAEHGVPVPTGKVATTPQQAREIATELGGKVVVKAQVKAGGRGKAGGVKVADGPDDAYEKASAILGMDIKGHTVHSVLVEQASNIAEEYYASFLLDRANRTFLAMASREGGMEIEEVAATNPAALARIHIDPLTGVDAAKAREIAVAAKLPDAALDGASTLLAKLWEVFVKSDATLVEVNPLILTGEGNVVALDGKVTLDENADFRHPENAELVDTSAVDPLEQKAKEKGLNYVKLEGQVGIIGNGAGLVMSTLDVVTYAGEEFGGQRPANFLDIGGGASAEVMANGLSIILSDPSVKSVFVNIFGGITACDAVANGIIQALDIVGNVTTPLVVRLDGNNAEEGRRILKEANLSVVKPVDTMDGAAKLAAELAAAAA
- the sucD gene encoding succinate--CoA ligase subunit alpha; translated protein: MAIWLDENSRIVVQGITGGEGSKHTRRMLASGAKVVAGVNARKVGQQVEGVPVFGSVADAMAETGANVSVIFVPPKFTKDAAIEAVDAAIPLAVVITEGVPVHDTTEFFAYSKSKGTTRIIGPNCPGIASPGVSNAGIIPADITPGGRIGLVSKSGTLTYQMMYELREFGFSTCVGIGGDPVIGTTHIDALDAFQADPGTDAIVMIGEIGGDAEERAAAHIEAHVTKPVVGYVAGFTAPEGKTMGHAGAIVSGSSGTAQAKKEALEKAGVRVGKTPSETARLMADIMRSL
- a CDS encoding helix-turn-helix domain-containing protein codes for the protein MPRPSKALRAESARLRGLGWSYRRIAAELRLRHRVNARVAYRLAHGWTQEEVAHQWNERWSGAGSVVKTGKAISYWEVWPGRGGREPSARTLARLAELYHCRPGDLLDGMDCGDLETMPGRAPAAETSGRGVSRYRHEAGGAFSDCRDGAAGDGAAGGGAGGGGEVPGARPERRRESFGGCDGPDQDVDWVRAPAVMMVHQSGPEDAGWGSQAA
- a CDS encoding cell division protein PerM, with the protein product MVDERIAPGPLTALWARLGRPVVSAVATSAAGLVVIQFIVLVVWGTDTSSAAGPDDAARVGADLWLLAHGATIHLSAGSVDFLPVGLAVLPLLAATTAGHRRAAGNVERLPASARGRRPRGPRPEQSGQPGEPAQPGHPAQPGGPAQTARLSRAEIPPPWRAVIRDVTLVAGTQTVFVLVIALIVSTPAARPDVFTVVVGALAFSLSGAVIGVLSGYGALRSAWRALPASVRVPATAALTAFTSMLAAAAFGVALVLAATLPEIAATDRGLGAGVVGGVGLAAIQLAILPNLVLWALAYTLGPGFAVGGGFVRPAEVQSGLFPDLPVFAALPPGPLPRPGWLVLAVVPLIAGTMLALSVRRGMVGAPHRDRLRTTLVAAGVGGLLLMVVTQLSAGRLGSGSARFGPSGWLVGLAAAAELAAVAVVVSGVAELASRRAGQPFEVGSVRTASLKRRLQSSSSASERATRRHS